A window of the Thalassophryne amazonica chromosome 11, fThaAma1.1, whole genome shotgun sequence genome harbors these coding sequences:
- the LOC117520154 gene encoding transmembrane protein 182-like produces MRVGAAALSGGIFGAVGTLCFLLAFGTDYWLVASDNCGPFTWSIHPTMADEKGVNGTELEEEPATALPPPLTLHHEGFFWRCVFQVEPTAHAVVATLFTNQPQSKVCIHGYLFPLPVTVGQVPHPNYDTTAVFRGFWTLLIILGLVSALTGGFVLLCGVPFRSHRFYRLGGIFLIVAACLFLFMLLLYVLWMEVVDVKRYVLQERSEDCPDAQVSVLYGLSFMAAAAGVPLELLSGLVFMLVGYVLRSRK; encoded by the exons ATGAGGGTGGGAGCTGCAGCCTTGTCTGGGGGGATATTTGGGGCAGTTGGGACCCTGTGTTTTCTCTTGGCTTTTGGTACAGATTACTGGTTGGTGGCCAGTGACAACTGTGGACCGTTTACATGGTCAATACATCCAACCATGGCTGATGAGAAAGGTGTCAATGGCACAGAG CTGGAAGAGGAACCAGCGACAGCTTTGCCACCTCCTCTCACTCTGCACCACGAGGGCTTCTTCTGGCGCTGTGTGTTTCAGGTGGAGCCCACAGCACACGCAGTGGTGGCCACTCTCTTCA CAAACCAGCCTCAATCCAAAGTGTGCATCCATGGTTACCTTTTCCCGCTGCCTGTTACTGTTGGGCAGGTGCCTCATCCAAACTATGACACTACAGCAG TCTTTCGTGGTTTCTGGACCTTGCTGATTATACTTGGGCTGGTCTCGGCTCTGACTGGAGGCTTTGTCTTGCTCTGTGGTGTCCCATTCCGGAGCCACAGATTCTACAGGCTGGGTGGGATTTTCCTCATCGTCGCTG cctgcctaTTCCTCTTCATGCTGCTACTCTACGTCCTGTGGATGGAGGTGGTGGACGTGAAGCGTTACGTCCTCCAGGAGAGGAGCGAGGACTGTCCAGATGCCCAGGTTTCAGTGCTCTATGGGCTGTCATTCATGGCGGCAGCTGCTGGCGTGCCTCTGGAGCTGCTTTCTGGGTTGGTCTTCATGCTGGTGGGCTATGTGCTACGTTCAAGAAAGTGA